One segment of Helicobacter sp. MIT 05-5293 DNA contains the following:
- a CDS encoding M23 family metallopeptidase has translation MNKRLVLVIIGVVILVLIGLITFSSIIFETKEPEIELTNETLPTHWNFQDDLEITFKDESGIRDYRVRMMFNGEVLTDEKEVVLNKPKSIKIKLPKTSTTLKNGTEIQYYIEVTDWSNAHFFSGNTAKIKLNLIVDTQPPHIIPIAHSYRITRGGSAMVAFQIKDIALKDVFISNGVDQFKMFKYLGDDIYVSIVAWPLKNKFFNAQITAVDQAGNTRTQDVPLARNMNVTYYRSNIRLQESFLNGKLNELIEQIDKKHARTFDDDIERFVFFNETIRQEDENRILRACSDLKSDKSFIDEDFHAFVPLKGSKLVGSFGDYRTYFLDGAKVSEAVHLGIDVASVKNAPIIASNRGIVLLNSHLGLYGNTALIYHGLGVSSIYSHMSESNIEVGDEIRVGDEIGKTGTTGWAFGDHLHFGILIQGHFVLLAEWLDSQWIKHNILDVLTKTQQYYASQP, from the coding sequence ATGAATAAACGGCTGGTTCTTGTCATTATAGGTGTTGTGATACTTGTCCTTATAGGACTTATTACTTTTAGCTCAATTATTTTTGAAACAAAAGAACCTGAAATAGAACTTACCAATGAGACGCTTCCCACACATTGGAATTTTCAAGATGATTTGGAAATCACCTTTAAAGATGAAAGCGGGATACGCGATTATCGGGTGCGTATGATGTTTAACGGGGAGGTATTGACTGATGAAAAAGAAGTGGTTTTAAATAAACCTAAGAGTATTAAAATCAAGCTTCCTAAAACTTCTACAACACTTAAAAATGGCACAGAAATCCAATATTATATTGAAGTTACAGATTGGAGTAACGCACATTTTTTCAGCGGTAATACTGCTAAAATCAAGCTTAATCTCATAGTCGATACCCAGCCACCACATATCATACCCATCGCACATTCTTACAGAATCACGCGCGGAGGAAGTGCAATGGTGGCGTTCCAAATAAAAGATATTGCGCTTAAAGATGTGTTTATCAGTAATGGCGTAGATCAATTTAAAATGTTTAAATATCTTGGAGATGATATTTATGTGAGCATTGTTGCTTGGCCCTTAAAGAACAAATTTTTTAATGCTCAAATTACAGCCGTTGATCAAGCAGGCAATACTCGGACACAAGATGTGCCTTTAGCACGCAATATGAATGTTACCTATTATCGCTCTAACATTCGTCTTCAAGAGAGTTTTCTCAATGGTAAGCTTAATGAGCTAATTGAACAAATTGATAAAAAACATGCCAGAACATTTGATGATGATATTGAACGTTTCGTCTTTTTTAATGAAACGATTCGCCAAGAAGATGAAAACAGAATCTTACGCGCTTGTAGCGATTTAAAATCAGATAAAAGCTTTATCGATGAGGATTTTCACGCTTTTGTCCCTTTGAAGGGTTCAAAGCTTGTAGGCAGTTTTGGGGATTACCGCACTTACTTTTTAGATGGGGCTAAAGTGAGTGAAGCTGTTCATTTAGGTATTGATGTCGCAAGTGTCAAAAATGCACCCATTATCGCAAGTAATCGTGGCATTGTGCTTTTGAATAGTCATTTGGGACTTTATGGTAATACGGCATTAATCTATCACGGCTTGGGTGTCTCATCTATCTATTCGCATATGTCTGAAAGCAATATTGAGGTTGGCGATGAGATTCGCGTTGGCGATGAGATTGGTAAAACAGGAACGACGGGTTGGGCATTTGGCGATCATTTACATTTTGGAATCTTGATTCAAGGGCATTTTGTTCTCCTTGCAGAATGGCTTGATTCTCAATGGATCAAACACAATATTCTTGATGTGCTGACCAAAACACAACAATATTATGCCTCTCAACCTTAA
- a CDS encoding ankyrin repeat domain-containing protein → MGISENIKNLSYKERRELNQYLNNLIRHNKLTEIKYFLKDYPVEKAFYEALITNADGKQISLFNPVTILVMAAQIAKRTKNLTMLDYFFEYGLKADYTNDSGMNVLTDYIDSGGENEEIIKLFIQKGAKFDTYDKSGWTMLHFWAKKQAVRKLEIAIKFGADINIRTKENNQTPLIFAASSDYRPVGTATEMLIKLGADVNLSATEDGKAYTALDKAYGHKNKTLLKEAGAKTYAETQKS, encoded by the coding sequence ATGGGTATATCAGAAAATATCAAAAATTTGAGCTACAAGGAAAGAAGGGAGCTCAATCAATATCTGAACAATCTTATTCGCCACAATAAACTTACAGAGATTAAATATTTTCTCAAAGATTATCCTGTAGAAAAGGCTTTTTATGAGGCTCTTATCACCAATGCAGATGGAAAACAAATATCTTTGTTTAATCCTGTTACTATATTAGTTATGGCTGCACAAATCGCAAAAAGGACAAAAAATCTAACAATGTTGGATTATTTTTTTGAATATGGATTAAAGGCAGATTACACGAACGATTCTGGAATGAATGTCTTGACAGATTATATTGATAGTGGTGGCGAGAATGAAGAAATCATTAAGCTTTTTATCCAAAAAGGAGCAAAATTTGACACCTACGACAAAAGTGGTTGGACAATGCTACATTTTTGGGCTAAAAAACAAGCTGTCAGAAAGCTGGAGATTGCCATTAAATTTGGCGCAGATATAAATATCAGAACAAAAGAAAATAACCAAACACCTCTCATCTTTGCAGCCAGTTCGGATTATCGCCCTGTAGGAACAGCTACAGAAATGCTTATCAAACTTGGAGCAGATGTCAATCTAAGCGCAACAGAAGATGGTAAAGCCTATACAGCCCTTGATAAAGCTTACGGACACAAAAACAAAACACTTTTAAAAGAAGCCGGGGCAAAAACCTACGCAGAAACTCAAAAATCTTAA
- a CDS encoding malic enzyme-like NAD(P)-binding protein → MDSETPELDTLKKLYPKALPYHAGGKVAVFPRKRLRSIKDLGLAYTPGVAVPCKEIEAHPLSAYDYTSKSNLVAVISNGTAVLGLGDIGAMASKPVMEGKAILFKTFADVDAFDIEINEKDVDKFVQIVKAISPTFGGINLEDIKSPECFEIERRLIEELDIPVMHDDQHGTAIISTAAIINALYLVNKKVSDVKVVVFGAGAAAVACAKMYKALGVRKVVMFDSKGAITADRKDLNALKKEFICEGHYPTYKDALKGADVILGLSKGNLLTPEDIMGMNSDPLIFALSNPTPEIMPDIVKKARPDAIIATGRSDFPNQINNVLGFPYIFKGALKVRASKINEEMKFAAAHAIAKLAREPITSKLEALLKQKMSFGKDYILPSAFDERLDAVVSQAVADAAVKSGVARI, encoded by the coding sequence ATGGATTCAGAAACACCAGAATTAGACACTCTCAAAAAACTTTACCCTAAGGCATTGCCTTATCATGCCGGTGGTAAAGTAGCTGTTTTCCCTCGCAAACGTTTGCGTTCGATTAAAGATCTTGGTTTGGCATATACTCCGGGTGTGGCTGTGCCTTGTAAGGAGATTGAGGCTCACCCATTGAGTGCGTATGATTATACTTCAAAAAGTAATCTTGTCGCTGTGATTAGTAATGGGACAGCTGTGTTGGGGCTTGGAGATATTGGGGCAATGGCAAGCAAACCTGTTATGGAGGGGAAAGCAATATTGTTTAAAACTTTTGCAGATGTAGATGCTTTTGATATTGAGATTAATGAAAAAGATGTCGATAAATTTGTGCAGATTGTCAAAGCCATTTCACCAACATTTGGCGGTATCAATTTGGAGGATATTAAATCCCCTGAATGTTTTGAAATAGAAAGAAGATTGATTGAAGAGTTAGATATTCCTGTAATGCACGATGACCAACACGGCACAGCGATTATTTCCACAGCTGCTATTATCAATGCTTTGTATTTGGTTAATAAAAAAGTTAGTGATGTAAAGGTTGTCGTATTTGGTGCAGGTGCAGCGGCAGTCGCTTGTGCGAAGATGTATAAGGCTTTGGGTGTCAGAAAGGTGGTAATGTTTGATTCTAAGGGGGCAATTACTGCTGATAGAAAAGATTTAAATGCGCTCAAAAAAGAATTTATTTGTGAGGGACATTATCCTACCTATAAAGATGCGCTAAAAGGTGCTGATGTCATATTGGGGCTTTCAAAAGGCAATTTGCTCACACCAGAAGACATTATGGGTATGAATAGTGATCCTTTGATTTTTGCCTTGAGCAATCCTACACCAGAAATTATGCCTGATATTGTCAAAAAGGCTCGTCCTGATGCGATTATTGCTACAGGTCGAAGTGATTTTCCTAATCAAATTAATAATGTGCTAGGTTTCCCTTATATTTTTAAGGGTGCGCTTAAGGTAAGGGCAAGTAAGATTAATGAAGAAATGAAATTTGCCGCAGCACATGCTATTGCTAAACTTGCTAGAGAGCCTATTACTAGCAAGCTTGAGGCATTACTCAAACAAAAAATGAGCTTTGGTAAAGATTATATTCTGCCTTCTGCTTTTGATGAAAGACTTGATGCAGTTGTATCACAAGCAGTCGCTGATGCAGCAGTAAAAAGCGGTGTGGCTAGAATCTAA
- a CDS encoding di-trans,poly-cis-decaprenylcistransferase: MYPQHIAIIMDGNGRWAKIRNQNRTEGHKEGAKVVRGITEWCLKQKIPYLTLYAFSTENWKRSQMEVDFLMKLLKKYLQSEKRIYLENNIRFRAIGDLGAFDKDLQDAILQLEQLTQNHSALTQILALNYGSQDELSRTFLRILNAMPDSALSSLKTYSPQEMKKMIESHLDTHSIPDVDMLIRTGGEKRISNFMLWQASYAELFFTSTLWPDFTIQEIDEMLQDFLSRQRKFGGV, translated from the coding sequence GTGTATCCTCAACATATTGCAATCATTATGGACGGCAATGGGCGGTGGGCGAAAATACGCAATCAGAATCGCACAGAGGGGCATAAAGAAGGTGCAAAAGTTGTGCGTGGTATAACAGAATGGTGTCTTAAGCAAAAGATTCCGTATTTAACTCTTTATGCTTTTTCTACAGAAAATTGGAAACGTTCTCAAATGGAAGTTGATTTTTTAATGAAACTTTTGAAAAAGTATTTACAAAGTGAAAAAAGAATCTACCTTGAAAACAATATTCGTTTTCGTGCTATTGGGGATTTGGGTGCATTTGATAAAGATCTCCAAGATGCGATTTTGCAGTTAGAACAACTCACGCAAAATCATTCTGCACTCACGCAGATTCTCGCGCTTAATTATGGCTCTCAAGATGAACTATCAAGGACATTTTTGAGAATCCTAAATGCTATGCCAGATTCTGCATTATCATCATTAAAAACTTATTCTCCACAAGAGATGAAAAAAATGATTGAAAGTCATCTTGACACCCATTCAATCCCTGATGTGGATATGCTTATTCGCACAGGCGGAGAAAAACGCATTTCAAATTTTATGCTATGGCAGGCAAGTTATGCGGAATTATTTTTTACCTCTACATTGTGGCCTGATTTTACAATTCAAGAAATTGATGAGATGTTACAAGATTTTTTATCAAGACAAAGAAAATTTGGCGGCGTTTAA
- a CDS encoding acyltransferase, whose product MKVIESQIIDVQCGKNVSVVMPSNLYGCTLGDNVFVGPFCEIQRDVCIGAHTRIQSHSFICSLVSIGENCFIGHGVMFINDTFSDGKPAAHSDSWKPTSIGNRVSIGSNATILPVSICDDVVIGAGAVVCHSITQSGFYAGNPAKLLRPLIQSSL is encoded by the coding sequence ATGAAGGTGATTGAATCTCAAATTATTGATGTGCAATGTGGTAAAAATGTCAGTGTAGTAATGCCAAGTAATTTATATGGTTGCACATTGGGCGATAATGTCTTTGTAGGACCTTTTTGTGAAATACAACGCGATGTGTGTATCGGTGCGCACACCCGCATACAATCACATAGTTTTATTTGCTCACTTGTAAGTATTGGAGAAAATTGTTTTATCGGACATGGGGTGATGTTTATTAATGATACATTTTCTGATGGCAAACCTGCAGCACATTCGGATTCTTGGAAGCCAACTTCTATTGGGAATCGCGTGAGCATCGGTTCTAATGCGACTATTTTACCTGTGAGTATTTGTGATGATGTCGTGATTGGCGCAGGAGCGGTAGTGTGTCATTCGATCACACAAAGCGGATTCTATGCGGGTAATCCTGCAAAATTATTGCGACCTCTCATTCAAAGTAGCTTGTAG
- a CDS encoding N-6 DNA methylase, whose amino-acid sequence MKELLNCFDYIKHYQMDMLDSIAITLEIICLKRHSQTLIETLIAKGSKRKPIYEEFTDMCKMTLGERLYTPLNPHCNLLKILKAIYSVDTSNQTCEEFLHIITQKKTTHKLFSYSTPLEINELLVGLLDIQDNETVYNPCYGMGSLFITITSHAQSLSLYGEELEDRLSRIAELICKILSVSSENLVVSNILKNAHFKDKKFDKIICNPPLDSYIGTQYLKEDERFATYEALIKTYPELLFLIHSLSHLKHRGVFILRNQTLQKSSLEVKLRERLYEEGLIECIIELPKNIFPHQNYDFSIIVLSPNNQAILHINANSPHFYQKDGKYNRLINLSSLFDIFHHKRITPYSSLTPLDQIDIHDLRVQRYVQEPCPQIEDSTSLRDLGVTIFRGQRVYGSAKDTKITYFDLGIADFADYGFSEEFSTKRFKGEASKIQKYTLKPYDIALSIRGTTPKFTILAPSIQKYKVIANAGIVILRAPNPSVALGIYCYLFSQRGQKALSQIYELNLNSINPLDLEQLLVPNHFEQNAQQTFEQIQQYANELKNIEAKLQKLRLESSAKVP is encoded by the coding sequence ATGAAAGAATTACTTAATTGTTTTGATTATATTAAGCATTATCAAATGGATATGCTTGATTCTATCGCAATTACACTAGAGATCATTTGTCTTAAGCGGCATTCGCAGACACTCATTGAAACGCTTATTGCTAAAGGTAGTAAGCGCAAGCCTATCTATGAAGAATTTACTGATATGTGTAAGATGACATTAGGAGAGAGGCTTTATACACCTTTGAATCCGCATTGCAATCTTTTGAAGATTCTTAAAGCTATCTATAGTGTTGATACTTCTAATCAGACTTGTGAGGAATTTTTGCATATTATCACGCAAAAAAAGACTACTCACAAACTTTTCTCGTATTCCACACCTTTGGAGATCAATGAGCTTCTCGTGGGATTACTTGATATTCAAGATAATGAAACGGTTTATAATCCTTGCTACGGAATGGGAAGTTTGTTTATTACGATTACTTCTCATGCGCAATCTTTAAGCCTTTATGGTGAGGAGTTGGAAGATCGTCTTTCGCGTATTGCTGAATTGATTTGTAAGATTCTATCCGTTTCATCAGAGAATCTAGTCGTGAGCAATATTCTCAAAAATGCCCATTTTAAGGATAAAAAATTTGACAAAATCATCTGTAATCCGCCACTTGATAGTTATATAGGGACACAATATCTCAAAGAAGATGAGCGATTTGCCACTTATGAGGCATTGATTAAAACCTATCCAGAGCTGCTTTTTTTGATTCATTCTCTCTCGCATCTAAAGCACAGGGGGGTTTTTATTTTGCGCAATCAAACCTTGCAAAAATCTTCTTTAGAAGTAAAGTTGAGGGAGCGACTTTATGAAGAGGGTTTGATTGAGTGCATTATTGAACTGCCTAAAAATATTTTTCCGCATCAAAATTATGATTTCTCTATTATTGTTCTTTCACCTAATAATCAAGCTATTTTGCATATCAATGCTAATTCCCCGCACTTTTACCAAAAAGACGGAAAATATAATCGCTTGATTAATCTTAGCTCATTGTTTGATATTTTTCATCATAAACGCATCACACCTTATTCTAGCCTCACGCCTCTTGATCAGATTGATATTCATGATTTGCGTGTGCAACGTTATGTCCAAGAGCCTTGCCCCCAAATAGAAGATTCTACTTCGTTGCGAGATTTGGGTGTTACGATTTTTCGTGGGCAGCGCGTTTATGGAAGTGCAAAAGATACAAAGATTACTTATTTTGATTTGGGTATTGCGGATTTTGCGGATTATGGATTTTCTGAAGAATTTTCTACTAAGCGATTTAAAGGCGAGGCGAGTAAGATTCAGAAATACACGCTTAAGCCCTATGATATTGCATTATCAATTCGTGGCACAACACCGAAATTTACTATCCTCGCACCAAGCATTCAAAAATACAAAGTGATTGCTAATGCTGGTATCGTCATTTTGCGTGCTCCAAACCCATCTGTGGCATTGGGAATCTATTGCTATTTATTTTCGCAAAGAGGGCAAAAAGCTCTTTCTCAAATTTATGAACTGAATCTCAATAGTATTAACCCGCTTGATTTGGAGCAGCTACTTGTTCCTAATCATTTTGAGCAAAACGCTCAACAAACTTTTGAACAGATTCAGCAATATGCCAATGAGCTTAAAAATATTGAGGCGAAATTGCAAAAGTTGCGTTTAGAATCTTCGGCAAAAGTCCCATAA
- a CDS encoding flagellar hook-basal body protein, whose amino-acid sequence MQSGYYNTTGGMVTQFSRLDLISNNLANLNTNGFKRDDVVIGDFLRLFETHKEQLPIEDHTKKAAKFLNRTMNRVPIISEEYTDRSTGSMMQTDNPLDFALQSENAFFAIQTPDGIRYTRDGSFSINAEGYLVSKEGHLVLSRDGVDSGDGIQVPHGMHLEGDANGNLYLRNTNADAIAEQINIGGLAVVGFENPRYLKKVGKNLYQYPQERINERDVIQNSGVIAQGFLEKSNVNAVLEMTSLIETNRLVDMYSKVMKSHMDDLNTEAITKLAVRA is encoded by the coding sequence ATGCAGAGTGGATATTACAACACCACAGGCGGTATGGTTACGCAATTTAGTCGTTTGGATCTTATTTCAAACAATCTTGCAAATCTCAATACAAATGGATTCAAACGTGATGATGTCGTGATTGGGGATTTTTTGAGATTGTTTGAGACGCACAAAGAACAGCTTCCGATTGAAGATCATACCAAAAAAGCTGCTAAATTTCTTAATCGAACGATGAATCGTGTGCCTATCATCAGCGAAGAATATACAGACAGAAGCACGGGAAGTATGATGCAAACCGATAATCCGTTAGATTTTGCTTTACAGAGTGAAAATGCCTTTTTTGCGATTCAAACGCCTGATGGGATTCGATACACTCGTGATGGTAGCTTTAGCATTAATGCGGAAGGATATTTAGTCAGTAAAGAAGGGCATTTGGTGCTTAGTCGTGATGGTGTAGATTCTGGTGATGGCATACAAGTCCCCCATGGTATGCACCTTGAAGGCGATGCGAATGGGAATCTTTATTTGCGCAATACGAATGCCGATGCGATTGCCGAACAAATCAATATTGGTGGATTGGCTGTAGTGGGCTTTGAGAATCCACGTTATTTGAAAAAAGTCGGCAAGAATCTTTATCAATACCCTCAAGAGAGAATCAATGAACGTGATGTGATACAAAATAGTGGTGTGATTGCTCAAGGCTTTTTGGAAAAAAGCAATGTGAATGCAGTGCTTGAAATGACTTCTTTGATTGAGACTAATCGTTTAGTGGATATGTATTCTAAAGTGATGAAAAGTCATATGGACGACCTTAACACAGAAGCTATCACAAAACTTGCTGTGCGTGCTTAA
- a CDS encoding ABC transporter permease, whose product MSIFISELKGIFTSVSAMLIIFGGSLFYLFLYPTPYYNDTVATQKIVILDNDNTQSSRDFIFLIKSSPYLEVVSVLDNPNEAQQFIESHRAYGIVIVPQDFEKHLYQRIPPVVPIMANASYLLIYGAIANAMSDVIAEFNAQINFALQTHEYSLLEPELIPLFNPSMGYINYTLAPILIFILHQTLVAGAGIIGGTQNQQFSQGVRNYYATANPLLLVLSKIFIFFCIYVVLFAFYFGFAYEFYGVHVNAHIMDFWLFSIAFIFATSAFGVCFGTLLPKRALSTQIVMLASMPIVFLLGFMWPKEQIATWINDIITFLPAYSGINGLLRLNQMGASFGDVREYFLSLLFLGVFYIFISVVMIYKKTNRW is encoded by the coding sequence TTGAGCATTTTTATTTCAGAGCTTAAAGGTATTTTTACTTCAGTATCTGCGATGTTGATTATTTTTGGCGGTTCTTTGTTTTATTTATTTTTGTATCCTACGCCTTATTATAACGACACTGTGGCTACACAAAAAATCGTTATTTTGGATAATGACAATACGCAATCCTCACGCGATTTTATTTTTCTTATTAAGTCCTCGCCTTATTTGGAGGTCGTTAGCGTCCTTGATAATCCCAATGAGGCGCAACAATTTATAGAATCTCATCGTGCTTATGGGATTGTGATTGTCCCTCAAGATTTTGAAAAACATCTCTATCAGCGAATACCTCCAGTCGTGCCTATTATGGCAAACGCATCGTATTTGCTAATTTATGGAGCGATTGCTAATGCAATGTCAGATGTGATTGCAGAATTTAACGCACAAATCAATTTCGCACTACAAACTCACGAATACAGCCTCCTTGAGCCTGAATTGATACCTTTGTTTAATCCTTCAATGGGCTATATAAATTATACTCTTGCTCCCATACTTATTTTTATTTTACATCAAACGCTTGTCGCAGGAGCGGGCATTATCGGCGGGACACAGAATCAGCAATTTTCTCAAGGTGTGCGCAATTATTATGCGACAGCAAACCCTTTATTACTAGTGCTTTCAAAGATTTTTATTTTCTTTTGCATTTATGTTGTGTTGTTTGCATTTTATTTTGGATTTGCCTATGAATTTTATGGTGTGCATGTCAATGCGCATATTATGGACTTTTGGCTTTTTAGTATAGCTTTTATTTTTGCAACTTCTGCTTTTGGTGTATGCTTTGGGACATTGCTTCCTAAGAGAGCATTATCGACACAAATCGTAATGCTTGCTTCAATGCCTATTGTCTTTTTACTTGGTTTTATGTGGCCTAAAGAACAGATTGCGACTTGGATCAATGACATTATTACCTTTTTACCTGCTTATAGTGGCATCAATGGGCTTTTGCGTCTCAATCAAATGGGTGCAAGTTTTGGTGATGTGCGGGAATATTTTTTAAGTCTATTATTTTTGGGTGTGTTTTATATTTTTATCAGTGTGGTAATGATTTATAAAAAAACAAATCGTTGGTGA
- the glyS gene encoding glycine--tRNA ligase subunit beta, with the protein MKPLLIEILTQELPALPLLKELPHILGKWQGITQRHHIHSNPRIYFTPRRIVLQEEQFPVQTQAYKTESFGPPVSIAFVDGEPSKGLSKAGESFFKKLNLPTDTPYQIAQKNGKDVLYYVQTQEGIPTKTLLPQILELFLDSLQFGKTMRWGDLQVGFIRPIRNIMILLGEESIAMNAFGLQSKAQTYVHRDVSVDFQLIKNLEHYCEVLKKGKVILHQDERKALILEQIKAIESAHQIQVEIDQDLLQEVVAITEYPRAAYGAFDAEFLKLPSEVIITSMKENQRYFATYQQGQIHNGFVLVSNSTANDLNPIILGNQKVLKARLSDAVFFYENDLKNGFKPQKLADIVFVEGLGNLQDKAKRESSIALTLLQSYAAFFDNMQETSDLLKTAIEYARADLVSEMVYEFPELQGIMGFHYAKSFQMHPLVCLAIKEQYLPTGEHSSLPSNPFSALVALSIKLDHIFALFSINEIPNGSKDPFALRRAANGVIKIIQNQGFAFNLSEDIPRLYAAGHYQASDLERIENFFLERLEGILKVNPSLLRCVFNARVGGVKQRDINRIIENVQALSDFFEKSDKQALITLFKRVANILKDMSDEKVSLNPALFKLPEEKNLYEAFIKIHNQHFAHISEQIAALFALKDELTLFFDNVLVNDPNPAIKTNRQILICHIYDEFLKIGDIKEITL; encoded by the coding sequence ATGAAACCCTTATTGATTGAAATTTTGACTCAAGAATTGCCAGCATTACCTTTATTAAAAGAATTGCCGCATATTCTTGGCAAATGGCAAGGTATCACGCAAAGGCATCATATTCACTCTAATCCGCGCATTTATTTTACTCCTCGCCGCATTGTTTTGCAAGAAGAGCAGTTTCCGGTGCAGACACAAGCATACAAAACAGAATCTTTTGGTCCTCCTGTATCTATTGCTTTTGTTGATGGAGAACCTTCAAAAGGTTTGAGTAAAGCCGGAGAGAGTTTTTTTAAAAAGCTCAATCTCCCCACAGATACACCCTATCAGATTGCTCAAAAAAATGGCAAAGATGTGCTGTATTATGTCCAAACGCAAGAGGGTATTCCTACCAAAACACTTCTCCCGCAGATTCTAGAATTATTCCTTGATTCTTTGCAATTTGGCAAAACAATGCGTTGGGGGGATTTGCAAGTAGGATTCATTCGTCCTATACGCAATATTATGATTCTTTTAGGTGAAGAAAGTATCGCAATGAATGCTTTTGGTCTCCAGTCCAAAGCGCAAACTTATGTGCATCGTGATGTGAGTGTGGATTTTCAGCTGATTAAGAATCTTGAGCATTATTGCGAAGTTTTAAAAAAGGGCAAGGTGATTCTTCATCAAGATGAGAGAAAAGCGTTGATTCTTGAGCAGATTAAAGCCATAGAATCTGCACATCAGATTCAAGTGGAAATCGACCAAGATTTGCTTCAAGAAGTCGTGGCTATTACAGAGTATCCGCGCGCAGCTTATGGGGCATTTGATGCTGAATTTCTTAAGCTCCCTAGTGAAGTCATTATCACTTCAATGAAAGAAAATCAAAGATATTTTGCGACTTATCAACAAGGGCAGATTCACAATGGCTTTGTGCTTGTATCAAATTCTACCGCAAACGATCTTAATCCGATTATTTTGGGGAATCAAAAAGTGCTCAAAGCAAGGCTTTCTGATGCTGTATTTTTTTATGAAAATGATCTCAAAAATGGATTTAAACCACAGAAATTGGCAGATATTGTGTTTGTAGAAGGATTAGGGAATCTACAGGACAAGGCAAAACGCGAAAGCTCGATTGCGCTAACATTGCTTCAATCTTATGCCGCATTTTTTGATAATATGCAAGAAACGAGTGATCTTTTGAAGACAGCAATTGAATATGCGCGTGCGGATTTGGTCAGCGAAATGGTGTATGAATTCCCCGAATTGCAAGGTATTATGGGCTTTCACTATGCAAAGAGTTTCCAAATGCACCCGCTTGTTTGTCTTGCAATCAAAGAGCAATATCTTCCGACAGGAGAGCATTCTAGTTTGCCAAGTAATCCTTTTAGTGCGTTGGTTGCTCTTAGTATTAAGCTTGATCATATTTTTGCACTTTTTAGTATTAATGAGATTCCTAATGGCTCAAAAGATCCTTTTGCATTGCGAAGAGCTGCAAATGGCGTGATTAAAATCATTCAGAATCAAGGCTTCGCGTTTAATTTGAGTGAAGATATTCCGCGTCTTTATGCTGCAGGACATTATCAAGCAAGTGATTTGGAGCGTATCGAAAATTTCTTTTTAGAACGTTTGGAGGGGATTCTCAAAGTCAATCCCTCACTTTTACGCTGTGTGTTTAATGCGCGTGTAGGTGGTGTGAAGCAACGCGATATTAATCGCATCATTGAGAATGTCCAAGCATTGAGTGATTTTTTTGAAAAAAGTGATAAGCAGGCATTGATTACGCTTTTTAAACGCGTAGCCAATATTCTTAAGGATATGAGTGATGAGAAAGTCTCTCTTAATCCTGCACTTTTTAAGCTCCCTGAAGAAAAAAATCTTTATGAGGCATTCATAAAGATTCACAATCAACATTTTGCACATATCAGTGAGCAAATCGCTGCTTTATTTGCACTCAAAGATGAACTCACGCTATTTTTTGACAATGTATTAGTCAATGATCCTAATCCAGCAATCAAAACTAATCGTCAAATATTGATTTGTCATATTTATGATGAATTTTTGAAGATTGGCGATATTAAAGAGATTACGCTTTGA